A window of Streptomyces gilvosporeus contains these coding sequences:
- a CDS encoding ABC transporter ATP-binding protein gives MSETTETTETTETTGTTGTADEATQVEPLLRVRGLVRHFPITKGLLKRRVGAVQAVDGIDFDVRPGETLGVVGESGCGKSTTGRLITRLDEPTSGSIAFQGTDITHLSQGKLRPLRRDIQMIFQDPYGSLNPRHTIGAIVSTPFRLQGVQPEGGVKKEVQRLLELVGLSPEHYNRYPHEFSGGQRQRIGIARALALKPKLVVADEPVSALDVSIQAQVVNLMDDLQEELGLTYVIIAHDLSVIRHVSDRIAVMYLGKIVELADRASLYETPMHPYTTALLSAVPVPDPKRRTQRDRILLKGDVPSPINPPSGCRFRTRCWKATEECATTEPPLVALRTGHQVACHHPENAPKEGPADAT, from the coding sequence GTGAGCGAGACGACTGAGACCACCGAGACGACAGAGACGACCGGGACGACCGGGACCGCCGACGAGGCGACGCAGGTCGAGCCGCTGCTGCGGGTGCGCGGTCTGGTCCGCCACTTCCCGATCACCAAGGGCCTGCTCAAGCGCAGGGTCGGGGCCGTCCAGGCGGTCGACGGCATCGACTTCGACGTACGGCCCGGCGAAACCCTCGGCGTCGTCGGCGAGTCCGGCTGCGGCAAGTCCACGACGGGCCGGCTGATCACCCGGCTCGACGAGCCGACCAGCGGATCGATCGCGTTCCAGGGCACGGACATCACGCACCTTTCCCAGGGAAAGCTGCGACCGCTGCGCCGCGACATCCAGATGATCTTCCAGGATCCCTACGGTTCGCTGAACCCGCGGCACACCATCGGCGCCATCGTCTCCACCCCCTTCCGCCTCCAGGGCGTCCAGCCCGAGGGCGGGGTGAAGAAGGAGGTGCAGCGGCTGCTGGAGCTGGTGGGCCTGAGCCCGGAGCACTACAACCGCTATCCGCACGAATTCTCCGGCGGCCAGCGCCAGCGCATCGGCATCGCCCGCGCGCTGGCGCTCAAGCCGAAGCTGGTCGTCGCCGACGAGCCCGTCTCGGCCCTCGACGTCTCCATCCAGGCCCAGGTCGTCAACCTCATGGACGACCTCCAGGAGGAGCTGGGCCTGACCTACGTCATCATCGCCCACGACCTGTCGGTCATCCGGCACGTCTCGGACCGGATAGCGGTGATGTACCTCGGCAAGATCGTGGAGCTGGCGGACCGCGCGTCGCTGTACGAGACGCCGATGCATCCGTACACCACGGCGCTGCTGTCCGCCGTGCCGGTACCCGACCCCAAGCGGCGTACGCAGCGCGACCGGATCCTGCTCAAGGGCGATGTGCCGTCCCCGATCAACCCGCCCTCCGGCTGCCGGTTCCGTACCCGCTGCTGGAAGGCGACCGAGGAGTGCGCCACCACCGAACCGCCGCTGGTGGCCCTGCGCACCGGCCACCAGGTGGCCTGCCACCACCCGGAGAACGCCCCGAAGGAGGGGCCCGCCGACGCGACGTGA